Genomic window (Cucumis sativus cultivar 9930 chromosome 2, Cucumber_9930_V3, whole genome shotgun sequence):
tcagtccaccattataaaaaaaaaaaaaaaaccttgaacTACGTCGTgagttaattcttttcttcaaagagTGTTCATCTCTACTAAGGAATCATAACAAATTGGGGGCAAATCCCTAAATTCAAGATGTTCATCTCTAGTAACAAtgagatgaaataaattgaagatgtACAAACTCCGTGCAAAGACTATGTACAAGTTGAGTgcatgtaaaaagaaaaaaaagaatctcaaAATCAAGCTCAAAGGCGTCATTAATGATCCCTCATATTCAAGCATAAAGGTTTCATTGATGATTCCTTATATTCAAGTTTGAAGGCTTCATCGATGCTGCAGCTCCAGCTCTTTGAGAGGATAACGATGGTACAACTTCGATAGGACGGCGATCGGGCAGCTCTGCCTTCACCTCTCCAAGATGAAAACGACAGTGTAACATCGTTTCTGCCTCTTGAAGAAGATGCATACAATGCTAAAGCTTTAACCTCTGCTTCATCTTCAACTTATTgcaaccgagaggattcatcttcatcttctcctaagaaccgcaaccgagaagattcatttttatcttctctCAGGTGTAGCAActgaagaggattcatcttcatcttctcccaagTGCTACAaccgaagaggattcatcttcatttgcTCTAAGGTGTGGcaagtgagaggattcatctttttcttctcccatGTGTTGCAatcgagaggattcatcttcatcttctcctaggAATCGCAAtcgagaagattcatcttcatcttctcttagGTGTTGCAaccgaagaggattcatcttcatattCTCTTAGGTGTTGCAaccgaagaggattcatcttcatcttcttctaagtGTTGCAATcgaagatgattcatcttcatctgctctaaggtgtcgcaagtgagaggattcatctttatcttcCTCCATGTGTTACAACcgagatgattcatcttcatcttcacctAGGAGTCACAATCGAgaagattcattttcatcttctctcaggTGTAACAACcgaagatgattcatcttcatctactctaaggtgtcgcaagtgagaggattcatctttgtcttctcctatgtgttgcaaccgagaggattcatcttcatcttctcctaagaattgcaactgagaagattcatcgtcatcttctcctaagagTCACAACCGAgaagattcaccttcatcttctttcaggtgtcgcaaccaaagaagattcatctttatcttcttccaGGTGCTGCAAccaaagaggattcatcttcatcttctttcatatgaCGTAGCCGAaaggattcaccttcatcttcttctaggtgctacaaccgagaggattcatcttcatcttcttctaagaattgcaactgagaagattcatcttcatcttctcctaagagtcgcaaccgagaagattcaccttcatcttctttcaggtgtcgcaaccaaagaagattcatcttcatcttcttttaggAGTTGCAAccaaagaggattcatcttcatcttctttcatatgtCGTAGCCGGAaaggattcaccttcatcttcttctaggtgctacaataaaagaggattcatcttcatcttctcttatatgtcatagctgagaagattcatcttcatcttctcccaggtGTTGCAATCGAAAatgattcatcttctctcatatgtcatagccgagaggattcatcttcatcttctcccatatgtcatagccgagaggatttatcttcatcttctcccaggtGCTGCAATTGAataggattcatcttcatctcctcccatatgtcatagtcgagaggattcatctccttccatatgtcatagccgagaggattcatcttcatcttcttccaagtGCTGCAACTGAAgagaattcatcttcatctcctcccatatgtcatagccgagaggattcatcttcatcttctcctataTGTCGTAGCTGAGAGTATTCATCTTTATCATCTAACAGGTGTCGCAACCCGGCCGatggaattcattttcatcagctctaaggtgtcgcaagctagatgattcatcttcatcttctcccttgtaccacaaccaagaaagaaaaaaaaaaggagaagcaagaagaagaaagaagaaaatgatgaagaaaaaagaaggaagaagaaagaaaaaaaaaagcaaaaagaaagaagaaaaagaagaaaaaaacaaaaagaaaaagaaagaaaaacaaaaaaaacaaaaagaaagaagaagaagaagaaaacaaaaaagaaagaagcaaaagaagaaaaacaaaaagaaagaagaacaagaagaagaagaagaaaaaacgaaGAAGCTCAATTGGTGATAACGAAGATCGAAGCtcgacgatgacagagtcgatctctcctactagggcgatagatctgacggcaaaagcccgatcgtccctagaagaagctcaacaaagtcatttctgcaaacgaagattgaagcccgacgatgacagagtcgatctctcctactagggcgatagatctgacggcaaaagcccgatcgtccctagaagaagcccgacaaagtcattcctgcaaaaaaaaagaaaaaaacaaaacaaaaaaatacaaaaaaaaaaaaacacaaaacaaagcaacacaaaaaaaaaaacaaaaaaacaaaacaaaacagaataaaaaaaaaaaacacacaaataaaaaaaaacacacacaaaaaaatagaaaaaagagaaagggagaagaaaagttttctataCCTTTCTGCTGATTGAATGAGGAATAAGCGTTGTATGAGGTATAAGTGAGTAGGGTATGAGTCTATTTATAAGcccaacaaatccaattcctagaaggattaggaatgatatttaattattttttaaaaaaaaaacaaatccaattcctaaaaggaataggaatgatttttaaaaaatatatatatataaagaaaagataatccaattatcttattttattttaaattatttctttttttggataaatctcaagtttaacttttattgagatatttaaaatatttaaaaattttaacatttttaaatatatatatatattctcaattccaaaattcaagttaaattaacttgcatatatgatctcctttttatcatgaatttaaatcgGAGCCATAAATCCAACTTTACCTAAGATTGAGgacctgattttttttttgtcattccaaattcttatgcatccccaagataaattaaggtACGGTAGAAACCTtatccttatttcaaaattaaaattttggttatattccaaattttacttaaaaaaaagtcatcatattaaatttttttccctcaaataaaattaagtgggaaataaaactttgaatttttttaaggtttggccatattccaacccttattttaaatttaaatcaaactcacgTACTAAATTCAtggtttgattaatttgatatgttgaattgagtaaaaaaaaaaaagggctcgtactttgacttcaaatttatcttttccgagattcattcacccatatacgtgcataaatctcgaaaaggggcatttgttgaataagaaattttgagaccaatcacaagttgccacatcatttattaagttaatgatgaaaagtacaaataattaaatttgggactaattaaaattgacacatgctccaaattaaagagttaaaataaataaattggtcattctaagaatgccacatgttttcatattaatcgttggattaagttaatcattttagttcaattaaatattatttacttggactaagttcaattaagcaaaaaaaaataagcttaattgagcccaaagactaaatataacctaagtccatatggttgagcccatgggtctggtccatggaccaaccaggttcaaacccataaagcccaccagtgaactctataaatagaggaattctcctcatttgtagaggttggaaaattttgactctagaagatccagagagaattcttccaaaagctagaagactccctaacttctgaagttgaccatcctcgaagattgaagctgttttgaagatacaaactttcttccaagactccaacttgaagaaaatcacgtgctccgcttctccaaatcaagcgtagacgttcaacaaacttcaagaacatcacgtgctccgttcaacaaacttcaagaacatcacgtgctccgcttcctcaaatcaagcgtaaagcattcaaccaacttgaagaaaatcacgtgctccgcttctccaaatcaagcgtagacgttcaacaaacttcaagaacatcacgtgctccgcttcctccaaatcaagcgtagacatacagttgagagagaatcagaggatcaaattctagagattgaaccgcatcgcatcaaatcaacaaaaatacaacatcaacccaagttcaagtccacgaattaaatttctccggaaatctcgtgcgaacaatatatatatttgaagtttagggatatatatattattttagatgaCCTAATGAAAAAGATAAGTGTGTTTTTATATAGACAcaattgtttaataatttgatgacGAATGGAAATTCTCACAATAGAGCTAATGTTTAAAGAATAATTGTAAGCTTCAATAATGTgatagatttatttataaatattgtgaaatacataaaaattcaatttatggATAATGTTCATCTCGTTGAATTAGAATAGTTAGagttttgaaacaatttaGTTGTCTTCACTAATTAATTTGGATAGGTGAAAGGGTTTGGTAAAATTAAGTAATTACGATGTATTAATGAACAAATACTTTCGatggaaaaaaatttgtttcgaCCCAAGCTAAGATCTTTTTTACGATGAAAtttacaatttgtttttattttcctgCAATATCAAAATCAACTCAACCTCCCACCTCGGTTACCTCGGGTTGGAAATAATTCGATTTGAGAAATTCACGTGCTCCTTGATTTCGACTCGAACTTATTGCTAGGACTAGTTCTTGGTgtatgaattcaaatattatttgatcTAGGTTTGTGTGATGAAATTCGTTGACCAATTAGCAACCAAGACAAAATCTAGCTACTTCAAAAATCACATATACATTGGAATATGTGAAATCCTAAACAACCCAATAGGATAGAGTATCTTAGTCTCAAGAAGTCAAGCACTAGAAAGATGTTCGAGTGCATAATCAAAACtgaaaagtgaagaaaattaaagagaaatgaTGCTATATGGATGCTCGAATTCAGAGATGATTAAACCTAGGCGACAAGTTTCTTATTTAAGAAACTATAACGGTATTATGACACTAGGGACAACGTTGCGGCACTGATGAAAAATTATGCCAACTTCATCATTATAGCGTCGACGATGTTGTGTGAGCGTTTCACTGATAGTAAGGCTACTACCTAATAGCACCACACTAATGTAAGGCAGAGGCCAAGACTTTGTTTTCACTTATTTTAGTTCCTAAGCAACATTAAGACCAAATTCTACCCTCAAATTATTACTCAAAACCaatgaaataatcaaatagaaacataaaatcaaGGAATGATCAGAAATAAGAGGGATTAGATAACACATTTTCAATgttatcaatgaaatgttaGCAAAGTCCCACATTTAATTAGGCAAGAACATAAGGTATACAAGCGAGCacaattatttctttatttgtatGTGAAATTATgccacattttcttttcaaaaaaaaaaataaacctccCACTTCTACTAGCAGAATAAACatagagaaattaaaagaatacaaTAAAACTGGaaacacaaaaattaacatgaaaaaactctaaatttgatataataaaaaccacaaataaaaaaagaaaaaattcactatgtcaaaaattattacaattaaatAGAAATTCCTCCCCTACTTCAATTACAAAatcattctaaaattttttaactATACAAACCTTTTTTCTACTCtcaaacaaaagaatacaaaagaGAATTTAACTACTAGAGATAATCCACATCTTAAgcataagttttttttaattgaggACGACTTGAAATCAAATACACCGACTTCTTTTGTAGTGTTCGAAGTCTATaacctttttaaattttttcgaTATAAGACAACTGCATTTCTAATATTTGGTAGAAAAACTTAACACAAACACATGTTCTCTACATCTTATTCTAAAATAAAGTTGATGGAgaatattaacaaaatcataattattttttaattcaacccACTTCTTTCATTATAAATgttaataggaaaaaaaaaatcttttaaaaaaagtgctTAACCCCACTCTTAGCTTTCATATTGTTTTCACACCTTTTAGGTTTAGGTTATAAATTGAGAATGGCTTCTTAGTTTCTTTAAACACTCATATAGCTGTTTTCCTTATTATATTGTAAGAGAGAAAATCATTATATAGAAGAAAGATGTTGCTTCATACCATATCAAAAATCAAGAGTAGAGGCAAAGGAGGGGTACAGAAGATTAAAGGGCAAGTGATTTTATTGAGAAGTAATTCTTTGGATTATAATGAAATTCAGTCTTCTGTTCTTGATAATATCAGTGAGTTTTGGGGAGCAAAAGTTTCCTTTCAGCTCATCAGCTCTGAAAATGGTGATAGATGtaagttttccttttttttctctatttaacGTACTTTTGGAGTCCATAGTACTTTGGTCTAAAAAGAGttagaattgatttttaaaaacaatcttgatcgtattttatgtttatggtAAATCACTTTTACAATCCACGATAACTTTTTAAATCAGTTCCTACcaacttttacatttttgtaaaatcaGATTTTACTTctaatcaattttcaattttatcttccaaaattaagatttctattatatattatttagtatcagcttccttccatttttcatagaaaaaaaaaaagactataaTTTTTAGATCATACCATAtccattttctaaaaagaaaactaaagttTTTTCTGTTGATactaattaacaattaatttaagaaaaatatatcattttaagaGATCAGTATTTAAATAGTTTaggataattatttaaaataacaaaaacgactaaaaaataataatatttacaaatataagatAATCTTACTGTCTATCAATCAAGGTGAATCATTGTTTATGATTAGcgatatttttctatttcattttgatatatatttgaaaacaacaattttcttattatctGTTGCTTGgtataaaatactttttagaTAATTGCTCTAAGTACATAGCACTGTTCAAAGactaataattaagtgtataatAATATTCTTAGAGGACtatcaaaaatataacaaagtctACTCTAGaatgttaattttgtatatgtaGATCAAATTCATAGTTGTTTGTTAGTTGACTTTTTTTTGGAGATGCTTTGGcgatattttatcaaatattgaagaaacggggttatttttccaaatagaaatgatttttatttggtatatattaatttgtaagtgttgattttatatatacagCAAAGGAATTGCAAGGAAAGGTTGGAAAAAAGACATATTTAGGGAATTGGATGACAAAAATGGTTCCTGTATCTCCAGGAGAAACTATGTTCAAAATAAGCTTTGTTTGGGAGGAAGATATTGGAATTCCAGGAGCTTtcataataagaaataatcattttacaaaattcttcCTCAAATCTCTCACTCTTGAAGATGTTCCCTTTGTTGGAAGAATCCATTTTGATTGCAACTCTTGGATTTACCCTTCTGGAAAGTACAAAAACGATCGCATTTTCTTTATCAATAAGGTATATTATATCGTTCTTAACGAAAAActgataaaaagatatatacaCAGACATTGATAGAGGTTTATCGTTATTTATAGCTAGCACATGTCTCTGATATATTCTTTATTAGATTCGGCCTAGGTCTAACCGCTCTAAACTTATTTCGTTATcactaactttttcttttatgattcaAAGTAATAAGTAAATTTCTTGTTAaggtttatttaattactagTAAACTCAATCTATGCCATAAACAGAGgactatttattttcttcttacaAAAGGACAAAAGCtttttaagattatttaatctaaatttagAGTCATGGGAATAATATATTGCaaccaaaagagaaaaaaaaaaagttttattatatagtatGATAGAGACTcacattcatttaaaattgtgcCAAAATTCAACTATAGGAACCTTTTAATTATTCACAAGTtgcatcaaaattaaattattgatttcattagtttatttatttatttagatatctttgaaatattttatttagtccAACCTAATTTagactaaaaataatttttaaataaattatactaCATAAAAATactcatattctttttaaaagtctCAACCTTACCCTGATAAGATTTCGTTAAAACAACGtaataagttttaaatagaaattgaaTTCCACCTTATAAAGATAGTTTTGATAGGTTTGGTTAAGTAtagatctaaaatttgaaagaatagTAAGATTAAATAGTCTAcattttacattgttttttctGTCCTGTCATTGTTTTATAGGCATATATTCCAAATGAAACACCGGAGCCACTTAGAAAGTATAGACAAGATGAGCTGAAGAACTTGAGAGGAGATGGAACAGGAGAACGTCAAGAATGGGATAGAATATATGATTATGATGTTTACAATGATCTTGAAGATCCAAGCAGTGGTTCCACATATATTCGGCCTGTTCTTGGAGGTTCAACTCAATACCCTTATCCTCGTCGAGGAAGAACGGGAAGATCGCCTTCAAAAAAAGGTCAATCATCTCaccttaattttaatttgaatgtCTTCGgtcattgttttaaataattagatatatttaaatcaatttttttgatGTCGACACATCAtagatgattttaaaataagtgaTTTTGGAGAGATATCAATGTACTAAAATTATCATCACGtagatttgtttttattattattattattatttggttaattagtttggaaaatgatttttcattttttttaaatccatttgaacaattatataaaataaatctaatactatatttacagattataaaattagttggagtttaattatctttatatatttgacataattatggattttaaaataaaattattaattttgttaacaatatatagaatttgaattcaaagaaaaaaaaaataaaaaatgtttgtttttaaaatttgcacttcttgaatcaaaattcccaaaaacaatttaagaaaacagAATTTGATTCATTAGTTATCTgccaaataaatatttgttaaattaacaacaaaatataagcatataacaaaatttgaattgcaaaccaaataacatatatacaaatattaataataacactaATTTTTAAAGTCACTGAAATaattagtgtatatatattttcataattaacaACATGCATTGatattaatatatgttatgtttttgtggttttgaaTGGGAACAGATAAAAAGTATGAGAGTAGATTGTCATCCTCATTGAGCTTAAACACATATGTACCAAGAGATGAAAGATTTGGGCACTTGAAAGAATCAGATTTTCTTGCATATACATTAAAATCAGTAGCTCAATCGATTAAACCAGCCCTTGATGAATTGTTTAGCAGAAATCCAGGAGAATTTGACTCTTTTCAAGATGTTCTTAATCTCTATGAAGGAGGCTTCTCTCTTCCCAAAAGTTTGCTCGAGAAGTTTAGGCAAAACATTCCTGCTCCATTGCTTAAGGAAATTTTTAGAACTGAtggagaaaattttcttaaattccCACTCCCTCAAGTCATCCAAGGtatgtaataattaattagggtATTTTAATCTCTACCATCTTAACTTTATTGTCAATAGTTTTTCggaattaattatttgagtgTGACGTTAGAATTTATTGGATATACCCATGTAAGTTTTCTAACTTTTTCCTCTGAATGGattactaattaaaaatatacattaataTTAGAGGCAGTATATAAAGTTGACGAATCACtcaattatatgttaattatgattttaattaaacagaTAATAAGTCTGGATGGAGGACTGACGAAGAATTTGCTAGAGAAATGTTGGCTGGAGTTAATCCTATAATCATTCGTCGTCTccaagtaattaattataataattaattatgtttcttttacaaatttagtttaaattaaattaattatctttaatttaattaattgtaggAGTTTCCACCATCAAGCAAGCTTGATCCTAATGTTTATGGTGACCAAAACAGCAAGATTAGTGAAGAACACATTATTAATAGTTTGGATGGACTTACTGTACAGGaggtaattaaaattaaaacataattaacaAAGGAAATGATTTGAGGAAATTTctattatctatttattttaattttagcatTATAATATAAGGTCTACATAGATATTATTTCATCCCTTGTGACCTTCATTTTCTTGCTAGttcaatattcatttaaaagaaaaaaactttcaaggcattaatttcataattgtCTTTTCTCATTTGCAATATAGTTGGATATATAAGATTAGTAACTTTTTGAACTAACTCTATTTGTTTAGGCAATCGAGCAAAACAAGCTTTATATATTGGATCACCATGATGCCCTAATGCCATATCTGAATAGGATCAATTCAACATCTACAAAGACTTATGCCACAAGAACCTtgctttttttaaatggtgaTGGAACTTTGAGGCCATTGGTTATTGAGCTAAGCTTGCCACAATCTCAGAAAGATGAACTTGGTGCCACTAGCAAACTGTACTTTCCAGCTGAAGATGGAGTTGAAAGCTCAATTTGGCAACTAGCTAAAGCTTATGTGGCTGTCAATGATGCTGGCTACCATCAAGTTGTTAGCCATTGGTATTACTCCCCCAATGATGCTGGCTAAATACTTTTGAGGTTTTATCTTTTCGACGTGAAATTCTCAGACAATATATACGACTGTCATCAATGTGCTTTTTCTTGTTGTAGGTTGAATACCCATGCAGTAATGGAACCTTTTGTGATTGCAACAAATAGACAATTAAGTGTGCTTCATCCAATTCACAAGCTGCTTGTTCCTCATTATAGAGACACCATGAATATAAATGCATTTGCAAGACAAACACTTGTTAATGCAGATGGAATTCTTGAATCAactcattttcaatcaaagtaCTCCATGGAGTTGTcttcttatatttataaagacTGGGTTTTCACTGATCAAGCACTCCCAAGAGATCTCATCAAAAGGCAAGTAGCCCGGCCTAACTACACATATACATGAACATGATAAATACTTGACCATTCATTacctttattaattaattatgaaaatgaaaagttttagGCTTATTTGATCATGAAATAATTCATGATTTAGGGCATGTTTCAAGAAAGTTGTATGACAAATGTCTTTAATCACccaaaattagtttaaagtttGATACTACAGTTTTAAACGAGATTTTGATCATGAATATTAAAAGTACAACATTTGAAATATCTTCaactattttatcaattttggCTTGACTCCCAAAcatatcattaattactaaaacaattttttcccCTCTCAGAGGAATGGCAGTTGAAGACTCAAATTCTCCATATGGACTCAAACTCCTAATAGAGGATTATCCATTTGCTGTTGATGGACTTGAGATTTGGTTTGCAATCAAAACATGGGTAAAAGATTATTGCTCATCCTATTACAAGGATGATATCATGGTTCACGATGACGTCGAACTCCAATCATGGTGGAAAGAACTAAAAGAGAAAGGCCATGTTGACTTGAAAGACAAACCTTGGTGGCCAAAAATGGAAACCCTAGAAGTGTTAATTGAAACATGCACTATAATAATATGGATTTCTTCAGCTCTTCATGCGGCAGTTAACTTTGGACAATATCCTTATGGAGGCTATCTTCCCAATAGGCCAACAATCAGTAGAAGATTCATGCCTGAGAAAGGAACTCCTCAATATATAGAGCTCGAGTCAGATCCGGAAAAGGGTTTTCTTAGAACAATAAATTCACAGGTGCAAACACTTCTTGGAATATCATTGGTTGAGATCTTGTCAAGGCATTCTTCTGATGAGATTTATCttggaaaaagagagagtCTTGAATGGATTTCAGATCAGCCAGCATTGGAAGCTTTTGAAAAGTTTGGGAAAAGATTGGAAGAAATTGAGTATGAAATTGTGAAGAGGAATAGAGATCCCAAGATGAAAAATAGAGTTGGGCCAATAAATGTGCCTTATACTTCTCTTTATCCAACTAGTAATGAAGGACTCACTGGAAAAGGAATTCCTAATAGTATCTCTATTtaaaactacatttttttcCCTCCTAAAACTTGATTGTTGAGAAGAGAGATTTAAACCATCTCATGTTGGAAATAAATTGGGTTGTTAGTTGTTTGTGTCTTAGTTTGGGATCAATTGTggaaacttttaaaacaatggTTGGCGTTGTGTGAAATCAAGTAAAATAGtgtttgatatttgaattttagattgTTAGAAATATAGTTATATTGTTTGGTAAACTacaatactaattaaattggtATTGATTTTTATTCATGTGAACAAAATTAGGCGTATTTCAAATAACTATTCGTGTtgttacaattttattgaatgtCCCTGATGGGGTCGAAAATGCTACATATTGGTCCCTGAAGGATCAAACAAGTTTGGTTGGATTCAGTTCTTAAAAATGTCGACTTCTAAGAAAGAAACTGAAAGAAAAAGACCTCAGCTAAGGATTCCCacaaacaaagacaaaaacaaaCGACACTACAACTCATCCTTTGAATCAAATTCCTCAAGACGATCTTATGTCGATATGGTTGCTCAGAAAGACACATTTGATGGGTTTGATTTTGGGACAACATAAAAGCAACCTTCATTGCTCCTAATCCTAACAGGGGCAATGATATTCCCATTTGGAAGCTTAATACAAATGGCAGGTTTGACATTTCCTCATTTAAAAAGACTTTCCTTGCGAACTCTCTGATTGAAGCATCTGATCAAATTAGTCCAACCACTTACAAAACTCTTTGGAAATCCGATATTCcaaaaaaatgtaagttttTCATTTGGACATTGATTCATGAATGTATAAACACTGCTGATAAGCTCTGAAAAAGGCTTTCCACCGGGAATATGAGTTCAAATTGGTGTGTAATATGCAAAAACCAATCGAAAGACTTGGGTCACCTTTTTATTCATTGCTCTATTACAAAAAGCCTGTGGACAAAGATCTTAATGGTGCTGAAATAGAGTCACAATTTCTCCAATATGGCTAATATGGTTGATCTCTGCAAAGATTTGTGTAGtactaatataaataacagAAAAGGATCCATTACCTTCAACACAATAGCTGTGACTTTACGGATTATCTGGCTGGAGAGAAAAGTAATACCGAGTTAATTATGGGACAACATTCAGGCTACCACGGACTTTTGGACTAGTAAATCTAAGATatcttgaaaaattataatgcTAGTTCTATCGCTTTAAATATCAATCCTTTGTATAACTCTACGTGGGCTTATCTCTAGTCCTTTTCTCCTAGCTTCCTAAGTTCTTATTCTATTATATTAATGAAGCGAGAGTGATGAGGGTGCTACGAGGGTGTCCACCTTGTGGAGATGCTCGGGTGCACCCAACTGACTAAcgtatctttttcaaaaaaataattatttgtgttatagtttgttttaatatatatcacattgaaaaaaattaaaa
Coding sequences:
- the LOC101211823 gene encoding probable linoleate 9S-lipoxygenase 5, with amino-acid sequence MLLHTISKIKSRGKGGVQKIKGQVILLRSNSLDYNEIQSSVLDNISEFWGAKVSFQLISSENGDRSKELQGKVGKKTYLGNWMTKMVPVSPGETMFKISFVWEEDIGIPGAFIIRNNHFTKFFLKSLTLEDVPFVGRIHFDCNSWIYPSGKYKNDRIFFINKAYIPNETPEPLRKYRQDELKNLRGDGTGERQEWDRIYDYDVYNDLEDPSSGSTYIRPVLGGSTQYPYPRRGRTGRSPSKKDKKYESRLSSSLSLNTYVPRDERFGHLKESDFLAYTLKSVAQSIKPALDELFSRNPGEFDSFQDVLNLYEGGFSLPKSLLEKFRQNIPAPLLKEIFRTDGENFLKFPLPQVIQDNKSGWRTDEEFAREMLAGVNPIIIRRLQEFPPSSKLDPNVYGDQNSKISEEHIINSLDGLTVQEAIEQNKLYILDHHDALMPYLNRINSTSTKTYATRTLLFLNGDGTLRPLVIELSLPQSQKDELGATSKLYFPAEDGVESSIWQLAKAYVAVNDAGYHQVVSHWLNTHAVMEPFVIATNRQLSVLHPIHKLLVPHYRDTMNINAFARQTLVNADGILESTHFQSKYSMELSSYIYKDWVFTDQALPRDLIKRGMAVEDSNSPYGLKLLIEDYPFAVDGLEIWFAIKTWVKDYCSSYYKDDIMVHDDVELQSWWKELKEKGHVDLKDKPWWPKMETLEVLIETCTIIIWISSALHAAVNFGQYPYGGYLPNRPTISRRFMPEKGTPQYIELESDPEKGFLRTINSQVQTLLGISLVEILSRHSSDEIYLGKRESLEWISDQPALEAFEKFGKRLEEIEYEIVKRNRDPKMKNRVGPINVPYTSLYPTSNEGLTGKGIPNSISI